The genomic window GCAAGATGATAATAACCGGAATCATCAGAACGAAACTCTGTCCCCAGATGACCTGAGATATACCAGTCTTCAGGAATCTGACCCTCGGCAGCCGATTCGAGGTAGTCTTTGACAAGAGCCATATCATCAATATCTTCACTGATGTGAAGATCCTTTTTTATAATAAAAACGGAATGGATTCTGTTGCTCTGCCGGATGGTGATCTGCCCTGCATTGTCCCGGTAATCCTTAAGATATGACATCTGATTGCTTACACTGTCCCGGACATATTTCAGCTCCTGAATCTGACGATCCAGCAGGACTTTGCGGGACTCCAGCATGGTCATGGTGTCATCAAAACCGTAATCCTCCAGAAAAGCGGCAATCTCGTTGAGGGGCACTTCCATCTTACGCAGGAGAAGTATGGCAGTCAGACGGGATACATCCTGATATGTATAGTAGCGGTAGTTATTGCCCCTGCGCTCGGAGGGAGTAAGTATGCCCTTCTTATCATAAAACCTGAGAGTATCAGTGCTGATATGAAAGAGCCGGGCCAGCTCACCGATCAAGAGACCTTTGCTTTTCATACCCTATGATAATAGAGAAACCCTGGAGTTGACAAGCTTGAGTATACGGGTTGATAATCAACAGATCCATGATAGACACACTATCAATATAAGGCAAACAAGGATCAGTCATGAGGGATTCAACACGGCATATATCGGGAAATATCATCTTGACGGAGGGGACTACTTCGGCTGTAACAGTTTTGTAGATGCCCAGATAGGAAGAGTTCTTGAGGCTGTGGAAAAGTATGCTCCCCATGCTCTTATTATCTACACCTCGGATCATGGAGACTCTCTCGGCTCACACGGCTTCATCAGCAAGGGACCCTCCATGTATGAGGAGACCACCAATATCCCGTTTATAGTTCGCTGGCCGGGAGAGAGCCCTGAGAATGAGAGCAGTGAAAGTCTGGTCTCTCATATTGATCTGGTCCCCACGGTTTTGGATTATGCCGGTCTGGCAGCGCCCAAAACTCTTGAGGGAAAGAGTCTTCTGAAACTTTTCAGAGATAAAGATGCTGCTGTGAATAATGAAGTATTTATAGAATATGGACGCTATGAAGTTGATTTGGATGGATTCGGAGGCTTTCAACCTATTCGCTGTGTTTTTGACGGTCGGTATAAACTGGTAATCAATCTTCTTGAGACAGATGAGCTTTATGATCTTTCAGAAGATTCTGCAGAAGAGATCAATCTGATTGAAAACAAACTACTGAAGGAGATAAGGAACAGCCTGCATGACCGCCTGCTTGAATGGATGAATGAAAGCAGAGACCCCTTCCGGGGGTATCACTGGGAATGCCGTCCCTGGAGGGATGATGCCCGGAAGCCCAGCTATATGTACACTGCGATGACCCGGCAGAAATTCCCGGAACATGGAGAAAAAATACAGCTGGACTATGCCCACAGGAATGGAGATCCTGGAGTATATCCGAAAGAGCATTAGCATCCTGTAAAAGGCACTTAGCTTGACAGAGGAGATGGACCCCTAGGTACACTGACAAGTTATTTCTCTAAAAGCTCCCTGATATAAGGAATTGATTCCATTGCCCCCGGACGGGAGACTGTGATGGAAGAGGCTTTTGTGGCCAGCTCCATGGCAGCTTTCACAGTCATCCCCTCCAGACGACCTGCCAGAAAATATCCGAAAAAGGTATCACCCGCAGCCGTTGTATCAACAACAGGAGAATCAAAGATGGGAACATATTCCCTCATCTTATCCTTGGCGAAATAGGCACCCTCTTTTCCTGCCGTCAGAAGGATACTCATCCCGGGATACATACGGGTCAGCTCAGTCAGAGTCTCTTCAAAACTACCTTCCAGACCTGTCAGATCCCGGCCTTCAATCTCATTCACAACTAAAAGGTCAAGCTTACTGAGAGGCCATGATTTAACCTCCTCTGTATAAGGAGCTGGATTCAGGCAGATTTTCATCCCCCTGGCATGGGCCTTTTCAATAATATAGGGAATAAGATTGACCTCATTCTGCAGAACAAGATAGTCACCTTCACCAAATTGAGACAGGGCATTATCTATAACTTCTTCAGTATTACTCTGATTTCCACCACCAAACAGGAAAATGGAATTCTGTCCTTCCTCTGAAACCTGAATGATCGCCTGACCTGAGGAACCCTCATAGTGACTGACAAGTTCTGTATGAACCGAGAATTTCTGAAGAAGATCCAGCAGCCATAATCCATCCTGTCCAATCGTTCCTGCATGCCAGACAGGAGCCCCTGCTTTAGCAAGAGCCACGGATTGATTGGCCCCTTTTCCACCTGCAAATTTCATCACATCAGTAGCTGATATGGTCTCTCCAGGTTTAACAATATGAGGAACCTGATAAACCATATCTATGTTGAGTGACCCGTAGTTTAATATTTTCATGTATACGTCCTTATCTGAAATTTATTTTATATCACCAAGACTGTCTCTTAAAATGAGTTCACTCCCGATCAGCACTTTCTCATATGGAAGTGTTCCAGGATCATTTATCCTTCTCAGCAGCAATTGGAAGGCCCGTCTTCCGATTCTGGACTTAGAGACTTTTACAGAACACAGAGGGGGATCCGATAGTTCACTGGAGGGAAGATTATCAAAACCGACAAGGGATATATCCTCCGGAATGGATAGTCCATGATTCTTCAATGCCTTCATGCAGCCCAATGCAATAATGTCACAAACACAGAAAAGGACTGATGGAAGCACAGGATCATCACTAAGAATTTTTTCCATATCCAGGAAGGATTGCTCAAATGTAGAATCTGTAGCAAATATCCAATCATCACGGATTTCAAGCCCATAGTATCTTAGAGCCGTATAGAAACTATCCTCCCGAGCCTTAAAATTTCTAGTTTCTATGGAAGACTTGATCAAACCTATTTCCCTGTGCCCTTTCTCTTTCAGTGTTTTAATAATTGAAAAGACGGCTCCCTCATTATCCATATCAATATAATCAAAAGGAGCTACAGGATGAGTTGCATCAATAAATGCCAGAGGAGTTGCCAGATTTTGAAAAGGTGGGATATCTTCCATATGCAACTCAGTAGCCAGAACGAGAGCTCCTGCAACTCCAGATCGTTCTAAATCCCGTATTAAGCTGTTATGATCAAGGCCTGCATAACTCTGAACTTCTAATGCATAACCATGAAGGCGAGCTTCCTGTTCAATACCGTCAATATAATCTGAAATAAAAACATTATGATCTCGATTAACAATATGCCCATGCCTGGCAATTTTAAGAAGCCTGATTGTTTTGTCATTCTTCCTGTTGCTTCTCCTTCCCCCTTTGTATTCCATTTCATCAGCAATTTTAAAAACCAGAGCCCTGGTCTCATCACCTACCCCGGATTTATTATTCAATACAAGAGATACTGTTGATGGAGAAACACCAGCTTTTTCAGCAATGTCACGAATTGTTACAGACATCTTAAGAGATTAAATTACATCTATTTCAAATGTCAACGACTTCCTCAATATTTTACTAAACAAACACCATATATTTAATAAATATTTTCACTCAAGATCTGAATTACCCGTTCAGAAGAATATAAATATATATCTTTGATTGACATGAAGAGTCATCTGACGAATAGTACAGAAAAACGATGAGGAAAAAATCATGAATAAAAAAGTTATCCGCTCAAACGAAACCAGAAATCTGCTTGAGGGTGAAGAATTCACAAAAGTCTATTTTCATACTGACAAGCTTATTTTTGCAGTCAGCACAATGCTGCCCGGGCAGAGAGCCTGCCTTGACAAAGGGCATGAGGATGCAGACGAAACATGCTATGTCATTGAAGGGCATGTGGCAGTTCATCTGACCTCTCTGGATGAAGTGCACGAGCTTCAGAAGGGAGACTGTATCCTGATTCCTCAGGGAGAGCCTCATTACACCGTGAATATCGGTGAGATAAAATCCGTAACAGCCTGGGCCTGTGCCCCCCATCTATAAACGAGTTCCCTATAAGTGAATCTTTTATTCTCTGGAGTGACACACGATGGCTCTCTATGTGGATCCCTTTTTTAATGGCCTTTTCGAACTGAATCCCGGTAGGATTCTTTTCAATCATATTACTTTAGAGAATTTTCATTATGAATTTCAGGATCGTAAACGGTCACACAGTTCTTACCGTTTTTCTTTGATGCATACAGAGCCTTATCCGCATTTTCAATCAATGAAACTGCCGATAATATATCATCCGAAACTGTTGCTGCACCGAGACTGACTGTCACCGAGAGGCTTACTCCCTCTTCGTTGGTCACAACCATCTTCTCTATTTCCCTACGGATACGCTCAGCAAAGATCATTGCTCCATCTACGGGTGTATCAAGGAGAACAACAGCAAATTCTTCACCACCGAACCGGGCGGCTATATCACTGCCTCTGATGATTCCGGAACACACAGATCCCAGATTTTTTAAAACATGATCTCCAAAGGGGTGTCCGAATTTATCATTAACCAGTTTAAAATTATCAATATCCAGCATCAGTAGACTGAAAACTCTCCGACTTCGTTGAAAACGTTTTAGCTCCTCATCAAGCCTGATGTCCAGATATCTTCTATTATATAAACCTGTCAGACCATCCTGTCGTGTCATAATCTTCAGGTTCTGTTCCAGATATACACTCTCTGTAACATTCTGCACAGTAAGGACAATTTTATCCTCTTCCCCTTCAATTTCAGAGGCAAGAGGAACGAGAGAACAGCTCTGCTGCATAAATTCAAACTGCTTTGCATAAATGCCTTTAGCCGGAAAAGGAAAGAGATAGGTGTGTAGTTTCTGTGAAAAGTAGACATAATTCCCGAATTTCAGGACAGATTTAATACTGCGGGTAAAAAAGGGGGTGTTCAGTTGGGGGAAATGATTAAAAAGATGAGTACCTTCAATTATCTCCTTTTCAACCTCACTATTGATTTCCATCCACTGATTCCAGAGAACAACATTGTAATGACTGTCCAGAATGACAATACCCGTATTCAGGACGTCCAGTATCTTTCGTTCCAACTTAATTATTCTCCAATAAACTGTGAAAGTGCTTTTTTAAGATGAGGAATGGAGCTCTGACTATTAATCAATATGAGATATCCCTTGGTGTTTCTGTCTTCAAAGCTGAAAAAGGTTTTCATGGTTATTGCCAGATCCCTGCTATCAAATTCTGAAGAAACATAGGTTCTGTCAAAATCACTACCAGAAATTATCTGGGGAGGTTGATAGCTGATACGGCTGTTCAGCATCTCGAAAATTCTTCCAATACAGGCTCCAATCAGGATATTACTGATCTCCAGCAGAACTTCTCTCTCAAGATCTATCAACTGATCCGATTGAAAGAAATCAGTTCCGGAACTCTGAAAATAGGATATCAGGTCCCTCTCATTACCGTAGGGGAAAATAAGAAAAGCCATACCCTCAAAATCGCCATAATATTTCTGCTGAACAACACTGCATGTGGCAAAATCTGAAATTTCCCTATTTATATAATCAGGGAGATCATGAATTTTCACAGAAGAGATATTCGGTACTGTCAGCTGAATAAAAATATCCATGATCTCAGCAAGATCTGCTGCGGCAGAGCCAAAAGAGATATTCATGGTTTCCTGAAGAGCATCCAGTTCCATTTCAGTTAAAAGGACCTGTTTCTCATTCATCATGCAGGACCCGAAATCATCTCTTTGATTTCATCAACAAGGGCATAGACAATCTTTTTATCAGGAAGTTTTTTCAGAACTCTAAAGGCTCCCAGTTCCATGCATCGATCAACAGATTTCTTCTGAATATCCGCAGTCAGAACAACGACAAGGGCCTTCGGATTTATCTCTATAATCTTCTCCAGAGCTCCATAACCGTCAAGAACCGGCATGGTTAAATCAAGAAAGACAAGATCCGGTCGTTTCTCAGTATAGAGCTCTACGGCAATAGCGCCGTTTTCAGCTTCAGATAAGTCAAGCTCAGCATCATAATCAAGGAGAATAGATTTTATCAGCATTCTAGCTGCCCGGGAGTCATCAACAATCAGTAGTTTCATGAACCGTCCTTACAGGGCGCTCCTCAATAAATCAGAGCAGTATCATATATTACTAATACTATGCGAGTATTCAAAGATTGTCAAAAGATCTCAGGGATTTTAGCTCTGGAACAGATTAATAATAATGTCTAAAATGTTGAAAAAAAACGGCGGTGATTTAATGAGTGAACTGTATCTGATCAGACATGCACAGAGCAAAGCTAACAGTCAGAGAATAATGGCAAGCCGTCAGGCTTTTCCCCTGACAGATGCGGGTAAGGCGGATGCAGATCTTATTGCCTCCCAGCTATACGAAACTATTCAGATTGACAGGATAATATCCTCTCCCCTTAACAGAGCCATGCAGACCGCTGCCTCATTTGCGGATCTATACAATCTTGAAATAGAAGTGGATGAGAGGATCTCGGAACAGGAACTTGGAAAGTATTCAGGAATGACATACGACCAGGTCAAGAAAGAAGAGCAGTACGAGACAGTGACATCCAGGCGCTGGGACTGGGTACCTGAAGGCGGAGGAGAATCCTACAGGATGATTGCCGACCGTGTACGGTCATTCTTTGATTCATTTTCAATGGATGCCCCTGATAAAATACTGATAGTCACCCATGCAGTTACATTCAGGCTTATCAGGGCTGTGCTGGAAAACACATTACCCGAGTATCCCGAGAGCTTTCCCAACAATGGAGAGATATGGAAGGTAGATTTTAAGGGTATTGGGCAGCATCACAGCATTGAATCCCTGCTGCTTGGAAACAGCAGAGACTTTGCTCATAATCCCTGATCAGAATTCCTTTTTTAGAATCTCTGACTGCTCAGCCAGTGAATTAGCCATGGTGAGAACCTTATCGGATGATAATTTAATCTCATCTGCATCCTTTTTGATTTCATGAGCGACCTGCTCAAGATCTGATGAAAGCTGCTGATTATTCCCCAGATTACTGTCTATGGTTCTCTTATCCTCATCAACCTCATTAACACTGTCCATAACATTGCTGGTCAGCTCATTCAGGCTGGTTGTGGAGCGGAGGATTTCTTCACTTCCTGTATTCAATTCTTCGGTGCTGTTATAGATATCATCCATTGCACGGGCTACAGTATCAACCTCTTCCCGAATCTCTTCAAAGGAGTGACCCGACTGTTTAACCTGGGCTCCCGTATTCTCAATGGAAGCGATCATGGTCTTCAGATTTTCAGAAATTTTCTTGGCATTTCCTGAACTGCTCTCTGCAAGTTTACGGATTTCATCGGCAACTACGGCAAATCCTCTACCGGCATCACCTGCATGGGCGGCCTCAATGGCGGCATTCATGGCAAGAAGGTTGGTCTGGGCGGCAATACTGCTTATAAGACTGGTCATATCCCGGATACTGCTGATCTGATCGATAACTTCATTAAAGGAGCTTTCTGTCTGTTTAATAACTTCTTCACCGTTTTTTGAAGTATGGATAAGACTCTCAACACTCTTTTTACGAACCTGAATTGTTGTAGAGACACTCTTTATGGAAGCAACCATCTCTTCGATAGCTGCACTGGACTCAGTCACATTGGCAGACTGATTCTGGGCATTATTTTTCAGTTCTTCCACACTTCCACCGATGGCATCCAAAGCTATTTTTGTGCTTGTAAATCCATTATTCAAATTCTTGATGGATTTCATAATTCCGTTGACTCTGTTTTCAATCAGAACGACAGCCATACCGGTCTCTTCGGCAGATTCTCGGAGTCCCAGAGCCTGATCAATCTGGTCTGAAACTGAACTTATCAGTGAGAT from Oceanispirochaeta sp. M1 includes these protein-coding regions:
- a CDS encoding histidine phosphatase family protein, translated to MLKKNGGDLMSELYLIRHAQSKANSQRIMASRQAFPLTDAGKADADLIASQLYETIQIDRIISSPLNRAMQTAASFADLYNLEIEVDERISEQELGKYSGMTYDQVKKEEQYETVTSRRWDWVPEGGGESYRMIADRVRSFFDSFSMDAPDKILIVTHAVTFRLIRAVLENTLPEYPESFPNNGEIWKVDFKGIGQHHSIESLLLGNSRDFAHNP
- a CDS encoding LacI family DNA-binding transcriptional regulator; this translates as MSVTIRDIAEKAGVSPSTVSLVLNNKSGVGDETRALVFKIADEMEYKGGRRSNRKNDKTIRLLKIARHGHIVNRDHNVFISDYIDGIEQEARLHGYALEVQSYAGLDHNSLIRDLERSGVAGALVLATELHMEDIPPFQNLATPLAFIDATHPVAPFDYIDMDNEGAVFSIIKTLKEKGHREIGLIKSSIETRNFKAREDSFYTALRYYGLEIRDDWIFATDSTFEQSFLDMEKILSDDPVLPSVLFCVCDIIALGCMKALKNHGLSIPEDISLVGFDNLPSSELSDPPLCSVKVSKSRIGRRAFQLLLRRINDPGTLPYEKVLIGSELILRDSLGDIK
- a CDS encoding cupin domain-containing protein, which encodes MNKKVIRSNETRNLLEGEEFTKVYFHTDKLIFAVSTMLPGQRACLDKGHEDADETCYVIEGHVAVHLTSLDEVHELQKGDCILIPQGEPHYTVNIGEIKSVTAWACAPHL
- a CDS encoding response regulator, whose amino-acid sequence is MKLLIVDDSRAARMLIKSILLDYDAELDLSEAENGAIAVELYTEKRPDLVFLDLTMPVLDGYGALEKIIEINPKALVVVLTADIQKKSVDRCMELGAFRVLKKLPDKKIVYALVDEIKEMISGPA
- a CDS encoding chemotaxis protein CheC; its protein translation is MNEKQVLLTEMELDALQETMNISFGSAAADLAEIMDIFIQLTVPNISSVKIHDLPDYINREISDFATCSVVQQKYYGDFEGMAFLIFPYGNERDLISYFQSSGTDFFQSDQLIDLEREVLLEISNILIGACIGRIFEMLNSRISYQPPQIISGSDFDRTYVSSEFDSRDLAITMKTFFSFEDRNTKGYLILINSQSSIPHLKKALSQFIGE
- a CDS encoding ribokinase, with amino-acid sequence MKILNYGSLNIDMVYQVPHIVKPGETISATDVMKFAGGKGANQSVALAKAGAPVWHAGTIGQDGLWLLDLLQKFSVHTELVSHYEGSSGQAIIQVSEEGQNSIFLFGGGNQSNTEEVIDNALSQFGEGDYLVLQNEVNLIPYIIEKAHARGMKICLNPAPYTEEVKSWPLSKLDLLVVNEIEGRDLTGLEGSFEETLTELTRMYPGMSILLTAGKEGAYFAKDKMREYVPIFDSPVVDTTAAGDTFFGYFLAGRLEGMTVKAAMELATKASSITVSRPGAMESIPYIRELLEK
- a CDS encoding GGDEF domain-containing protein codes for the protein MERKILDVLNTGIVILDSHYNVVLWNQWMEINSEVEKEIIEGTHLFNHFPQLNTPFFTRSIKSVLKFGNYVYFSQKLHTYLFPFPAKGIYAKQFEFMQQSCSLVPLASEIEGEEDKIVLTVQNVTESVYLEQNLKIMTRQDGLTGLYNRRYLDIRLDEELKRFQRSRRVFSLLMLDIDNFKLVNDKFGHPFGDHVLKNLGSVCSGIIRGSDIAARFGGEEFAVVLLDTPVDGAMIFAERIRREIEKMVVTNEEGVSLSVTVSLGAATVSDDILSAVSLIENADKALYASKKNGKNCVTVYDPEIHNENSLK
- a CDS encoding MerR family transcriptional regulator, coding for MKSKGLLIGELARLFHISTDTLRFYDKKGILTPSERRGNNYRYYTYQDVSRLTAILLLRKMEVPLNEIAAFLEDYGFDDTMTMLESRKVLLDRQIQELKYVRDSVSNQMSYLKDYRDNAGQITIRQSNRIHSVFIIKKDLHISEDIDDMALVKDYLESAAEGQIPEDWYISGHLGTEFRSDDSGYYHLAYYCYEDFPGADRHIPPGSYVSYLYKGVEESSFRERRDKMIRWIEKEGLKVEGPVYQLWQIDDFHSHRREDWVNEMQIFLVS
- a CDS encoding methyl-accepting chemotaxis protein, which encodes MKLLLGAYKDASYEVSIKAGFNFFLQLFIIVMLIPLTLLVFNQGETVIGFTILVMDVFFMVTLFLLRKGKYDLSSYMFSIALFVLILAERFSGGYHGANTFTQTALMFLIVSQVAAFQIRNKKHVQITVAAALFSYIVFCAFIIITAAYKVDPKPLSGQLVTGTVLMLIGLALVTVQKIVFNMVTEDSMNKYKESEVHSSRMISLISSVSDQIDQALGLRESAEETGMAVVLIENRVNGIMKSIKNLNNGFTSTKIALDAIGGSVEELKNNAQNQSANVTESSAAIEEMVASIKSVSTTIQVRKKSVESLIHTSKNGEEVIKQTESSFNEVIDQISSIRDMTSLISSIAAQTNLLAMNAAIEAAHAGDAGRGFAVVADEIRKLAESSSGNAKKISENLKTMIASIENTGAQVKQSGHSFEEIREEVDTVARAMDDIYNSTEELNTGSEEILRSTTSLNELTSNVMDSVNEVDEDKRTIDSNLGNNQQLSSDLEQVAHEIKKDADEIKLSSDKVLTMANSLAEQSEILKKEF
- a CDS encoding sulfatase/phosphatase domain-containing protein, with protein sequence MSIRVDNQQIHDRHTINIRQTRISHEGFNTAYIGKYHLDGGDYFGCNSFVDAQIGRVLEAVEKYAPHALIIYTSDHGDSLGSHGFISKGPSMYEETTNIPFIVRWPGESPENESSESLVSHIDLVPTVLDYAGLAAPKTLEGKSLLKLFRDKDAAVNNEVFIEYGRYEVDLDGFGGFQPIRCVFDGRYKLVINLLETDELYDLSEDSAEEINLIENKLLKEIRNSLHDRLLEWMNESRDPFRGYHWECRPWRDDARKPSYMYTAMTRQKFPEHGEKIQLDYAHRNGDPGVYPKEH